ACTAATTCCTCCATTTCCTCACCACCGCGCCCAAATACAAAGGGGTCTCCGCCCTTAAGTCTGACAACAATGGCGTGTGACTGTGCCTTTTCAATCAAGAGAGCGGTTGTTTCTGACTGTATCAAAGAATGGCGACCTCGGCGTTTTCCGGCATCTATCTGCTCTGCCAAGGGATTAATCATTGCGAGTATTTGCGGGGATACTAAAGCATCATAAACTACAACATCAGCACATTCGAGTAATCCTTTTCCCCGTAGCGTCATCAACCCTGGATCCCCAGGTCCCGCACCCACTAAATAGACCTTTCCTAAACAATTTTCCCCTTCCTGACCGTTCATGTATGAGTTAAATCCCCAATTAAATCAGCTAACTCTGGACTAGCTCCCAAAGGTGCAGTCAGATGAAAACGCACTTCGGGAAATTGTAATTTTAGCGCTTCTTGTTGGCTGGCGATCGCGTCAGTTATACCACCAGGGAAGAGAAAATAGGTGATAATTGCCACTTCTTGACAACCAGATGCAACTAGCTGGGTAACTTGGGATTCCAGACTAGGAGAAACAGACCAATAAGCGGCGATCGCTCCCAATTTTGCTGCCATGGTTTCTACAGGTAAATTGCCCTGGGGACGACGACTACCATGGGTGAGGAGGATTTTTCCGACTGAGGGATGACTGCTAACCTGTGTTTGAAGTAACTCCGATAATCGGGGATGGGAACCCAGATAGGGGGTAATTTTTATAACTTGTTTTTCTCCAAGCAAGCTCTCCGCCTTAGCCACCTCTGCGGGAATATCTTCCATGACGTGTACACCGGGCAAGAGAAATATCGGCACAAGTTGGATTTGGTCACAACCGAGATGCCGAGCTTTTTCAGTAAATATACGTATTTTCTCATGTAACGGCTGTGGCTGTAATTCTAAAGCTGCCGCACCCACCACACCATGATTAGATACTCGCTGAGTTAACAAATTTACCAGCTGTTCCATGGCAACACCGGGGCGCGGGTCTCGACTTCCGTGGGAAACTAGGAGATAGGCTTTCAAGGGAACTTTTAATTTCTGATCACAGCCCCTAATATTACAGGAAATCACACAGGAAAAGTAGTTAATGGAACCTTTAACCACTGGGGCGATCGCATTAATTTTATTTTGCGGTAACAAATTGATTGATTGGGGTATCGGTAAAGCTTACGATGCAGCTTTTGAGAAGCTCATGGAAATAT
The Calothrix sp. 336/3 DNA segment above includes these coding regions:
- a CDS encoding sirohydrochlorin chelatase — translated: MKAYLLVSHGSRDPRPGVAMEQLVNLLTQRVSNHGVVGAAALELQPQPLHEKIRIFTEKARHLGCDQIQLVPIFLLPGVHVMEDIPAEVAKAESLLGEKQVIKITPYLGSHPRLSELLQTQVSSHPSVGKILLTHGSRRPQGNLPVETMAAKLGAIAAYWSVSPSLESQVTQLVASGCQEVAIITYFLFPGGITDAIASQQEALKLQFPEVRFHLTAPLGASPELADLIGDLTHT